The following are encoded in a window of Clostridium thermarum genomic DNA:
- the spoIIIAD gene encoding stage III sporulation protein AD: MDIIKIVSFAFIALCIVQIFKDRRSDIAVQISIVAGIVIFLFMLTKITAVMQFLQQLAAKANIDFVYLNTVLKILGIAYLASFCSEICRDAGESSLASKVEFSGKILILVLAIPILMAVLQSILKIM; this comes from the coding sequence ATGGATATCATAAAGATTGTTTCCTTTGCTTTTATTGCATTGTGTATTGTACAGATATTTAAGGACAGAAGGAGCGACATTGCAGTTCAAATTAGTATAGTGGCCGGAATTGTCATTTTCCTTTTTATGCTGACAAAAATTACTGCAGTAATGCAGTTCCTGCAGCAGCTGGCGGCGAAGGCAAACATAGATTTTGTATATCTCAATACGGTTTTAAAGATTCTTGGCATTGCCTATCTTGCCTCTTTCTGCAGTGAGATCTGCAGGGATGCCGGCGAAAGCAGTCTGGCTTCGAAAGTAGAATTTTCAGGGAAGATATTGATCCTTGTTTTGGCAATTCCTATACTAATGGCCGTACTTCAATCAATTCTAAAGATTATGTAG
- the spoIIIAE gene encoding stage III sporulation protein AE, with the protein MKKIIMLLTLILVLVVPVRVYADEQHGFSVKDEEKIQSLYDYISNMKNKYEIINELDVQQYVDNFIETGDDGLTNRQIYKIILTYVLKELALSAKLMVIIVVIAVVAALLHNLQKAFSNESLSNIAYFACYSVLIIVVSKSFLVGLNLAKETILQMTDFMTALVPVLIMLVASVGGVTEAAVMNPIVVAGANIAARLYVTIIIPLIMIGFILQFVNNISEDYKISKLTKLINQWAIWIQGITMTLFIGILSIRGITSKTIDQVTVKTTKYMVDNFVPVVGKCLSDAISSVAGYSILLKNSLSALGLVLIIVIVAFPVIKLFIMAMLYKFTAAMIEPISDKKFVNSITTAGDSLILIMSCLVSVSVMFFVMVSILAATGKVVLT; encoded by the coding sequence ATGAAAAAGATAATAATGTTGTTAACTTTGATTTTAGTTCTGGTGGTACCTGTAAGGGTATATGCAGATGAGCAACATGGGTTTAGCGTAAAGGACGAGGAAAAAATCCAATCTCTATATGATTACATATCAAACATGAAGAACAAATATGAAATAATAAATGAATTAGACGTTCAGCAGTACGTGGATAATTTTATAGAGACGGGAGATGACGGTCTAACAAATAGACAAATATATAAGATTATTCTTACATATGTGCTCAAAGAACTGGCACTTTCGGCAAAGCTTATGGTAATTATAGTAGTTATTGCAGTGGTGGCAGCCCTGCTGCACAATCTCCAGAAAGCCTTCAGCAATGAAAGTCTTTCAAATATAGCCTACTTTGCCTGCTATTCGGTACTTATTATTGTTGTATCCAAGAGTTTTCTTGTTGGTTTAAACCTGGCTAAGGAAACCATACTGCAGATGACAGATTTTATGACGGCCTTGGTGCCGGTGCTCATAATGCTGGTGGCCAGCGTAGGAGGAGTTACCGAAGCAGCAGTGATGAACCCCATAGTGGTTGCCGGTGCCAATATTGCGGCAAGGCTTTATGTCACTATCATAATTCCTTTGATAATGATCGGTTTTATACTTCAGTTTGTAAACAACATATCTGAGGACTATAAGATAAGTAAGCTCACGAAACTGATAAATCAATGGGCCATATGGATCCAGGGGATCACCATGACCCTATTTATTGGAATATTAAGTATTAGAGGGATTACCTCTAAAACTATAGACCAGGTAACAGTAAAAACTACCAAGTACATGGTAGATAATTTTGTTCCAGTTGTAGGTAAGTGCCTTTCTGATGCCATCTCTTCCGTGGCCGGTTACTCAATCCTGCTGAAGAATTCACTTTCCGCTCTGGGACTGGTTTTGATCATTGTCATTGTTGCCTTTCCGGTCATTAAGCTATTTATTATGGCCATGCTATATAAGTTTACTGCCGCTATGATAGAGCCCATAAGTGATAAGAAATTTGTCAACAGTATCACTACTGCCGGCGATTCTCTAATACTGATAATGTCCTGCCTCGTTTCCGTATCAGTGATGTTTTTTGTCATGGTATCAATCTTGGCAGCTACGGGAAAGGTTGTGTTGACTTGA
- the spoIIIAF gene encoding stage III sporulation protein AF — translation MDALRNWIINICTTVFFITAVEMILPDNNLKKYCKFVLGLILMTVIINPLVKFLNEGSEITAFMNNAAVSVENQIEDSTKSLRESSLKDTLYVFKLNLEKLCVEKLKEIYPKDKAEVDAKVAYDEEKEEFVIESISVRMDNGAISKIEKVDIKTSSSSKKDNLDDSQYGLEVRDYLSTVLDLPEEKILVYKFQK, via the coding sequence GTGGATGCTTTAAGGAACTGGATCATCAACATTTGTACTACAGTATTCTTTATAACCGCTGTAGAAATGATCCTACCGGACAACAATCTAAAGAAATATTGTAAGTTCGTATTGGGCTTAATTCTCATGACAGTGATAATAAATCCTCTTGTAAAGTTTCTAAATGAAGGCTCTGAAATAACCGCCTTTATGAACAATGCTGCGGTTTCAGTAGAAAATCAAATAGAAGACAGCACAAAAAGTTTAAGGGAAAGCAGTCTTAAGGATACCCTGTATGTGTTCAAGCTTAATCTGGAAAAGCTTTGCGTTGAGAAGCTAAAGGAAATATACCCTAAGGATAAGGCAGAGGTAGATGCTAAGGTAGCATATGATGAGGAAAAAGAGGAGTTTGTAATAGAAAGTATCAGTGTCAGAATGGATAATGGAGCCATAAGCAAAATAGAAAAAGTTGATATAAAGACAAGTTCCAGTTCAAAAAAGGATAACTTAGATGACAGCCAATATGGCTTAGAGGTCAGGGATTATTTAAGTACAGTTTTGGACCTTCCGGAAGAGAAGATCTTAGTATACAAGTTTCAAAAATGA
- the spoIIIAG gene encoding stage III sporulation protein AG, which yields MNLKGLMDTINKLTSKKNAYNIVVVFLLGVLLVMLSNFFKTPSSAVTTSTQETTSNESVSTANVLTSYEEQTKKELKAMLSKMKGVGRVDLMINFECGEEYIPAYNTNGGKSTTIEKDNEGGERKIEQDNNGQEVVVSTDGGKTTPFILKKINPKVEGVIIVAEGAENEKIKKDIIAAISSFFGIPNYKIQVFAMN from the coding sequence ATGAACTTAAAGGGTTTAATGGATACTATAAACAAATTGACTTCAAAGAAAAATGCTTATAATATTGTGGTTGTTTTCTTGCTGGGAGTTTTACTGGTAATGCTGTCAAATTTCTTTAAAACACCATCCTCTGCTGTCACCACCTCAACACAGGAGACAACTTCAAATGAAAGCGTAAGCACCGCAAATGTTCTCACAAGCTACGAGGAGCAGACGAAAAAGGAGCTGAAAGCAATGCTTTCAAAGATGAAGGGCGTAGGTAGGGTAGACTTAATGATCAACTTTGAATGTGGTGAGGAATACATACCTGCCTATAATACAAATGGGGGTAAAAGTACAACCATAGAAAAGGATAATGAAGGAGGTGAGAGGAAGATAGAGCAAGATAACAACGGCCAAGAGGTTGTTGTATCCACCGATGGAGGAAAAACCACACCCTTTATACTGAAGAAGATAAACCCCAAGGTCGAAGGTGTGATTATAGTTGCAGAAGGTGCAGAAAATGAGAAAATCAAAAAAGATATTATAGCGGCCATATCAAGTTTCTTTGGCATTCCGAATTACAAAATTCAGGTATTTGCTATGAATTAG
- a CDS encoding SpoIIIAH-like family protein, with protein MNKKQAGIIVTLLALIVCAGILAAKVNGPLEVTNSEFTSEGSLLTLDDDDAAETSANYFATALEQKEQRDAMALSNLRAMAEDKNLDEAQRTAASESYAQMVEAQKNEQTIMQHLKGKGFEDVICTIENDYTKARVIIKYPHSELTDTDGKVIKDVVYSVAKISNVEVELK; from the coding sequence ATGAATAAAAAACAAGCAGGTATTATTGTGACTTTACTGGCGCTCATAGTATGTGCCGGTATATTGGCAGCGAAGGTGAATGGACCACTTGAGGTAACAAACAGCGAATTTACAAGTGAAGGCAGTCTATTAACTCTAGATGATGACGACGCTGCTGAAACATCAGCTAACTACTTTGCTACAGCTCTTGAACAAAAGGAACAAAGAGATGCCATGGCCCTATCTAATTTAAGAGCAATGGCAGAGGACAAAAACTTGGACGAAGCTCAGAGAACCGCAGCCAGTGAAAGCTACGCTCAAATGGTGGAGGCTCAAAAGAATGAACAGACCATCATGCAACACTTAAAAGGAAAAGGCTTTGAAGACGTAATATGTACAATAGAAAATGACTATACTAAGGCAAGAGTAATAATCAAGTATCCACATAGCGAATTAACCGATACAGACGGCAAAGTTATAAAAGATGTAGTTTACAGCGTTGCAAAAATTAGCAATGTTGAGGTTGAATTAAAGTAA
- a CDS encoding Asp23/Gls24 family envelope stress response protein, with translation MDENINSSANMGIVKISDDVVGVIAGLAAAEVKGIVGMSTGLAGGITQILGGKKNPSKGVKVNVGEESASIDIAVAVEYGIKIPEVAKAVQDGVKKAVETMTGLKVSAVNIFVHNVIVAKNEDNNELIEE, from the coding sequence ATGGATGAAAATATAAACAGCTCAGCTAATATGGGTATTGTAAAGATATCAGACGACGTCGTAGGTGTTATAGCAGGCCTTGCTGCTGCTGAAGTTAAGGGGATTGTCGGCATGAGCACAGGTTTAGCCGGTGGTATAACCCAGATACTTGGTGGTAAAAAGAATCCTTCAAAAGGCGTTAAAGTTAATGTTGGAGAAGAAAGTGCTTCAATAGATATAGCAGTTGCGGTAGAATATGGAATAAAGATACCGGAAGTTGCGAAGGCTGTTCAAGATGGTGTAAAAAAGGCAGTTGAGACAATGACAGGTTTAAAAGTATCTGCTGTGAACATATTTGTACACAATGTTATTGTTGCCAAGAATGAAGACAATAACGAATTAATCGAGGAATAA
- the nusB gene encoding transcription antitermination factor NusB, whose protein sequence is MNRRLSREEAVKLLYQMSINKYTLEEAIENYLEQYKEELPELDIEYIKKLINGVNENIESLDKKIEMHLTGWKMNRISRINLALLRCSTYEIINDVETPAAVFINEAVEIAKRYSEDKSVAFINGVLDKIAKSEGRI, encoded by the coding sequence GTGAATAGAAGATTATCAAGAGAAGAAGCGGTTAAATTACTATATCAGATGTCAATCAATAAATATACTCTGGAAGAGGCCATAGAGAATTATTTGGAACAATATAAAGAGGAGCTTCCTGAGCTGGATATAGAATATATAAAAAAACTGATCAACGGAGTCAATGAAAATATTGAAAGCCTAGATAAAAAAATTGAAATGCATCTTACCGGTTGGAAAATGAACAGAATTTCCAGGATAAATTTAGCTTTATTGAGATGCAGTACCTATGAGATAATTAACGATGTTGAAACTCCGGCAGCGGTTTTCATCAATGAAGCTGTAGAAATTGCAAAAAGGTACTCTGAAGATAAGTCCGTTGCATTTATCAACGGAGTTTTGGATAAAATCGCCAAAAGTGAAGGCAGGATTTAG
- a CDS encoding bifunctional 5,10-methylenetetrahydrofolate dehydrogenase/5,10-methenyltetrahydrofolate cyclohydrolase has translation MGFAINGKELAVKFKAEIRSFTEIMVKEGKRVPCMAPIIIGNDGGSHYYLNNVIKLCNDLGITVKVHHREEDISEEKLCELITYLNNDESVDGIMLFLPLPKHIDEKKVTSAISYKKDIDCLTDVNNGKYYKGESSFIPCTPMSVLNLIKSTGTSLAGKHAVIIGRSNIVGKPVAQLMLNENCTVTICHSQTVNLAEICSRADILITAIGKPGFVTADYVKEGAIVIDVGTTSVNGKITGDVSYEEVIEKAAYVTPVPGGVGAMTTIMLIKNLCEAYKQNVY, from the coding sequence ATGGGGTTTGCCATCAACGGAAAGGAGCTTGCTGTAAAATTTAAAGCTGAGATTAGGAGTTTTACGGAGATCATGGTAAAGGAAGGGAAAAGAGTACCCTGTATGGCGCCGATAATAATTGGAAATGATGGTGGGTCGCATTACTATCTGAACAATGTCATAAAGCTCTGTAATGATTTAGGCATAACTGTCAAGGTACATCACAGGGAAGAAGACATAAGTGAAGAGAAACTTTGTGAACTCATTACATATCTTAATAATGATGAAAGTGTAGACGGAATTATGTTGTTCCTTCCACTGCCCAAACATATAGATGAAAAGAAGGTCACTTCAGCAATTTCCTATAAAAAGGACATTGACTGTTTAACAGATGTAAATAATGGCAAGTATTATAAAGGGGAATCTAGCTTTATACCTTGCACACCTATGAGTGTTTTAAACTTAATAAAAAGCACCGGTACGTCTTTGGCAGGAAAACATGCCGTTATAATCGGAAGAAGCAATATTGTGGGAAAGCCTGTAGCACAGCTCATGCTTAACGAAAACTGCACCGTAACCATATGTCATTCCCAGACAGTTAATTTAGCAGAAATTTGCAGCAGGGCGGATATTCTGATAACTGCTATAGGAAAGCCGGGCTTTGTTACAGCTGACTATGTAAAAGAAGGTGCCATCGTTATCGATGTTGGTACCACTTCTGTAAATGGAAAGATAACCGGGGATGTATCGTATGAGGAGGTTATTGAAAAAGCAGCCTATGTAACTCCGGTACCGGGAGGAGTTGGAGCAATGACCACAATAATGCTCATAAAAAACCTATGTGAGGCGTATAAGCAAAATGTATATTAA
- the xseA gene encoding exodeoxyribonuclease VII large subunit, whose product MYIKVVSVSALNNYIKKVMDNDFILSNVHVRGEISNLKVHNSGHVYFSLKDEYGKISAVMFRSDAEGLDFVPENGMNVEVVGRVSTYLKEGTYQLYCNKMVQVGIGELFAAFIKLKEKLQKEGLFKDEYKKEIPQFPRRIGVITSPTGAAVRDIINVAKRRNSKVNLLIYPSLVQGKGASEEIIKGIRYLNSVEDIDTIIIARGGGSIEELWSFNDEALAYEVFKSKKPIISGVGHETDFTIIDFVSDRRAPTPSAAAEIAVPSIRDFNEKVNSLQIRLGRVFERELSSKRNILERYKSRLELNNPVNYIVNSYNTVDNLKSRLLHSMQMVIGIKKEQLARANALLGAHNPLNILNKGYAVIQDEENKVISSSAVLKTQDSIYITLKDGKVKANVCFKGE is encoded by the coding sequence ATGTATATTAAAGTAGTATCAGTAAGTGCCCTTAACAATTATATTAAAAAAGTTATGGATAATGACTTTATTTTGAGCAATGTCCATGTTAGAGGAGAAATTTCTAACTTGAAAGTTCATAATAGTGGACACGTATACTTTTCTTTAAAGGATGAATATGGTAAAATCAGCGCAGTAATGTTCCGAAGTGATGCTGAGGGCTTAGACTTTGTACCTGAAAATGGAATGAACGTAGAAGTAGTAGGTAGAGTGTCCACATACCTAAAAGAGGGAACCTATCAGCTTTACTGCAATAAGATGGTGCAGGTAGGTATTGGTGAGCTGTTTGCTGCTTTTATAAAGCTAAAGGAAAAGTTGCAAAAAGAAGGCTTGTTCAAAGATGAATATAAGAAGGAAATTCCGCAATTTCCACGAAGAATTGGAGTAATAACGTCTCCCACCGGTGCAGCTGTAAGAGATATAATAAATGTGGCAAAGAGAAGAAACAGTAAGGTAAACCTGCTTATTTACCCTTCGTTGGTTCAAGGTAAAGGAGCCAGTGAAGAGATCATTAAAGGGATACGATACCTCAACTCCGTGGAAGATATTGACACCATAATCATAGCCAGAGGTGGTGGCTCCATTGAGGAGTTGTGGAGCTTTAACGATGAGGCTCTGGCCTATGAGGTTTTCAAGTCTAAAAAGCCAATCATATCCGGAGTTGGACATGAAACGGACTTTACAATAATAGATTTTGTAAGCGACAGAAGAGCACCTACACCCTCTGCTGCCGCTGAGATAGCTGTGCCCTCCATCAGGGATTTTAACGAGAAAGTCAACTCCTTACAAATACGGCTTGGAAGAGTATTTGAAAGAGAGCTAAGCAGTAAAAGAAATATCTTAGAGAGATATAAAAGCAGATTGGAATTAAATAATCCCGTAAACTACATAGTGAACAGCTACAATACTGTTGATAATCTAAAAAGCCGGTTGTTGCATAGTATGCAAATGGTTATAGGAATTAAGAAGGAGCAGCTTGCCAGAGCCAATGCCTTGCTGGGAGCCCACAATCCTTTGAACATTTTAAACAAGGGCTATGCAGTTATTCAAGATGAAGAAAACAAGGTTATAAGCAGCAGTGCTGTTTTAAAAACTCAAGATAGTATTTATATTACACTGAAGGATGGCAAAGTGAAAGCCAATGTTTGTTTTAAAGGAGAATAG
- a CDS encoding exodeoxyribonuclease VII small subunit codes for MAKKKESYEEIMEKLEEIILRMEKGDLSLDDSIKHYEEGMKSCNKLYKMLNEAEGKIKILNNGAEIDFENEEQV; via the coding sequence ATGGCAAAGAAAAAAGAAAGCTATGAAGAAATAATGGAAAAACTTGAAGAGATTATACTGAGGATGGAAAAAGGTGATTTGTCCTTAGATGATTCCATCAAGCATTATGAAGAGGGCATGAAAAGCTGCAATAAGCTTTATAAAATGCTGAACGAAGCTGAGGGAAAAATAAAAATACTAAATAATGGTGCAGAAATAGATTTTGAAAATGAGGAGCAAGTATGA
- a CDS encoding polyprenyl synthetase family protein, with translation MIAQQLKEEIDKWLEQYFQGKGGYNKLIYETMSYSLSVGGKRIRPLLTMLTYGLYGENYSEVIEVAGAIEMIHTYSLIHDDLPSMDNDDLRRGKPTCHRVYGEAMAILAGDGLLNEAANILIKHALKHGDKALEAANIILEASGVEGMIGGQVVDILSEDKKVDLDVLNYMHRQKTGALIKAAILAGAVIGGASKEDLEILESYGEKLGLAFQVKDDILDVIGDTNVLGKKVNSDIENNKTTYITEYGLEECKKICIDLTSECIELLKKLKANTDDLQQLTNFLLTREY, from the coding sequence ATGATAGCACAGCAATTAAAGGAAGAAATAGATAAATGGCTGGAGCAATATTTCCAAGGTAAAGGTGGATATAACAAGCTAATTTACGAAACTATGAGCTACAGTTTATCTGTCGGCGGAAAGAGGATAAGACCTTTACTCACGATGTTGACTTATGGTCTATATGGTGAAAATTATAGTGAAGTAATAGAAGTTGCCGGGGCAATAGAAATGATACATACCTATTCACTGATTCATGACGACCTGCCCAGTATGGACAATGACGATTTAAGACGGGGAAAGCCAACCTGTCATAGGGTTTATGGAGAAGCTATGGCAATATTGGCCGGTGATGGACTGCTAAATGAAGCAGCTAATATATTGATAAAACATGCTCTTAAGCATGGAGATAAGGCACTTGAGGCCGCGAATATAATCCTGGAAGCCAGCGGTGTGGAGGGAATGATTGGCGGACAAGTGGTAGATATACTCAGTGAAGATAAAAAAGTTGATTTAGATGTACTAAATTACATGCACAGGCAGAAAACCGGTGCCTTGATCAAGGCCGCAATTTTGGCAGGTGCCGTAATAGGCGGTGCATCAAAAGAAGACTTGGAAATCTTAGAATCATATGGAGAGAAACTTGGTTTAGCTTTTCAGGTTAAGGATGATATTCTCGATGTTATAGGCGACACTAATGTATTGGGAAAAAAAGTGAACAGTGACATAGAAAACAATAAGACTACTTACATTACCGAATATGGATTAGAGGAATGCAAAAAAATCTGTATAGATTTAACTTCGGAGTGTATTGAACTGTTAAAGAAATTAAAGGCCAATACAGATGATTTACAGCAGTTGACTAACTTTCTCCTTACTAGAGAATACTAA
- the dxs gene encoding 1-deoxy-D-xylulose-5-phosphate synthase produces the protein MYKILDRFEEPTDIKKMTLSELEILSEEIRAFLIDKVSKTGGHLASNLGVVELTISLYNVFNFKQDRLIWDVGHQAYVHKILTGRRDRFDKLRQYGGISGFPKPEESPYDMFKTGHSSTSISAALGMARVRDLKGEKHSIVAVIGDGALTGGMAFEALNDVGDRKTNIIIVLNDNQMSIANNVGGLSTYLSKLRVTPTYNKFKNEFNSTLQKSSLGKGVVNSINKIKDSIKQFIVPGMLFEEMGIKYFGPIDGHNIKELSKVLALAKNIEGPVLIHTITQKGKGYDFAEKNPNKYHGVGPFDCDSGEICFTAGETYSSTFGDEIVKIAEKNKKVIAITAAMKDGTGLGKFAQRFEERFFDVGIAEQHAVTLAAGMAREGYRPVFAVYSTFLQRAYDQVLHDVCIQKLPVIFAIDRAGIVGEDGETHQGLFDISYLSHMPNLVLMAPKNTVELRSMLRWAVDYTGPVAIRYPRGGDSSSAPLKPVENIAPGCWEILKEDGDIVIIATGKMVSHAIRACEILKEAGINTALINAYSVKPIDKKLLDELIQRGAQIVTLEDNVINGGFGSMVLDYVNSTNSSIKVYNMGFKDEFIQQGHPDLLYKQYGLDAEGIAKRVISISQNEGVKNE, from the coding sequence ATGTATAAAATACTTGATAGATTTGAAGAGCCTACTGATATTAAAAAAATGACTTTATCAGAATTGGAAATTCTAAGCGAAGAAATAAGGGCTTTTTTAATAGATAAGGTATCAAAGACTGGAGGACATTTAGCCTCAAATCTAGGAGTGGTAGAACTTACTATAAGTTTATACAATGTATTCAACTTTAAGCAGGATAGACTTATTTGGGATGTTGGTCACCAGGCTTATGTACACAAGATTCTTACAGGCAGGAGGGACCGCTTCGATAAGCTACGACAGTACGGCGGAATAAGCGGCTTTCCTAAGCCTGAGGAAAGTCCCTATGATATGTTTAAGACCGGCCACAGCAGTACCTCAATTTCTGCAGCATTGGGAATGGCGAGAGTCAGGGATTTAAAAGGAGAAAAACACAGTATTGTTGCAGTTATAGGTGATGGTGCCCTGACGGGCGGCATGGCTTTTGAGGCACTGAATGATGTGGGTGACAGGAAAACTAATATAATAATTGTATTAAACGACAATCAAATGTCTATTGCCAATAATGTAGGCGGACTTTCAACCTACTTAAGTAAGTTGAGGGTAACACCAACCTATAATAAATTTAAAAATGAATTTAATTCTACACTGCAAAAGAGTTCTTTAGGCAAGGGTGTAGTTAATAGTATAAATAAAATCAAAGACAGTATAAAGCAATTTATAGTACCGGGAATGCTCTTTGAAGAAATGGGCATTAAATATTTTGGACCAATAGATGGACATAATATTAAAGAGCTTAGTAAGGTTCTGGCTTTAGCAAAAAACATTGAAGGTCCTGTATTGATTCATACAATTACACAAAAGGGAAAGGGCTATGACTTTGCAGAGAAGAACCCCAATAAGTACCATGGAGTAGGCCCCTTTGACTGTGACAGCGGAGAAATATGCTTCACAGCCGGTGAAACTTACTCCAGCACCTTTGGGGATGAAATTGTAAAGATAGCAGAAAAAAATAAAAAGGTTATAGCAATAACTGCTGCTATGAAAGATGGTACAGGACTTGGAAAATTTGCACAAAGATTTGAGGAAAGATTTTTTGATGTAGGCATAGCTGAACAGCATGCTGTGACTTTGGCGGCAGGTATGGCCAGAGAAGGTTATAGGCCGGTGTTTGCGGTATATTCTACATTTTTGCAAAGGGCCTATGATCAGGTTTTACATGATGTGTGCATACAAAAGCTGCCCGTAATATTTGCTATTGACCGAGCGGGAATTGTTGGAGAGGATGGTGAAACCCACCAAGGGCTTTTTGATATATCCTATCTTTCACATATGCCTAACTTAGTTCTCATGGCCCCCAAAAACACCGTGGAATTGAGATCAATGCTGAGATGGGCCGTAGATTACACCGGACCCGTTGCAATCAGGTACCCAAGAGGGGGAGACAGCAGCAGTGCACCGTTAAAACCGGTTGAAAATATAGCCCCCGGCTGCTGGGAAATTCTAAAGGAGGACGGCGATATAGTAATAATCGCCACCGGCAAAATGGTGAGCCATGCAATAAGAGCCTGTGAGATCCTTAAGGAGGCAGGCATTAATACTGCACTGATAAATGCATATTCAGTTAAACCTATAGATAAAAAATTACTTGATGAACTGATACAAAGAGGAGCCCAAATAGTAACACTTGAGGACAATGTGATAAATGGTGGGTTTGGTTCCATGGTGCTGGACTATGTTAATAGTACAAACAGCAGCATAAAAGTGTACAATATGGGCTTTAAGGATGAGTTTATTCAGCAGGGACATCCGGATTTACTTTATAAGCAATATGGACTAGATGCCGAAGGAATTGCAAAACGAGTAATAAGTATATCACAAAATGAAGGAGTAAAGAATGAGTGA
- a CDS encoding TlyA family RNA methyltransferase: MSETKARLDVVLVEKGIFSSREKAQAGIMAGDVYVNGIKVTKAGQVVKKEDVIEFRGNEMPYVSRGGYKLEKAIREFNIDLKDKVCMDIGASTGGFTDCMLQNGASKVYSIDVGYGQFAWKLRIDPRVVCMERTNIRYVTPEDLGELCDMASIDVSFISLTKVLPAVKALLKEEGEVLALIKPQFEAGREKVGKKGVVRDRSTHKEVIEKVVNFSIKEGFSIINIEYSPIKGPEGNIEYLLYMKKDNNSKCEFDETLIDKVVQKSHKELD; the protein is encoded by the coding sequence ATGAGTGAAACGAAAGCTAGACTTGATGTAGTACTTGTGGAAAAGGGAATTTTTAGTTCCAGAGAAAAGGCCCAGGCCGGTATAATGGCCGGTGATGTCTATGTCAATGGAATCAAGGTTACAAAGGCCGGTCAGGTTGTTAAAAAGGAAGATGTAATTGAGTTCAGAGGCAATGAAATGCCCTATGTAAGTAGGGGGGGCTACAAGCTTGAAAAGGCCATAAGAGAATTTAACATTGACCTCAAAGACAAGGTTTGTATGGACATAGGAGCATCAACGGGAGGCTTTACTGACTGCATGCTGCAAAATGGAGCAAGTAAGGTGTACTCCATAGATGTTGGCTATGGCCAATTTGCATGGAAATTGAGAATCGATCCAAGAGTGGTTTGTATGGAGAGGACAAATATACGGTACGTCACTCCGGAAGACTTGGGAGAACTATGCGATATGGCCTCCATTGATGTATCTTTTATCTCACTCACCAAGGTATTACCGGCGGTTAAGGCACTGCTGAAGGAAGAAGGAGAGGTACTGGCCCTGATAAAACCTCAGTTTGAAGCTGGCAGAGAAAAGGTCGGAAAAAAGGGTGTGGTTAGAGACAGGAGCACCCACAAAGAAGTAATAGAAAAGGTTGTAAATTTTTCAATAAAAGAAGGATTTAGTATTATAAATATAGAATATTCACCAATAAAAGGGCCTGAAGGAAACATTGAGTATTTATTATATATGAAGAAGGATAATAACTCAAAGTGTGAGTTTGACGAAACTTTAATTGATAAGGTAGTGCAAAAATCTCATAAGGAATTAGATTAA